A single region of the Garra rufa chromosome 6, GarRuf1.0, whole genome shotgun sequence genome encodes:
- the rapgef2a gene encoding rap guanine nucleotide exchange factor 2 gives MASYVDNSFRHAIMKNPAERTQQDLQIVYSYLHGMEALSNLREHQLRLMCETVRYEQHEANEVLYYPDDIGTCWYILLSGSVFIKESMFLPRSSFGKRSAGSLRRGCECIVLEASEMIVVDYMDDNDEYFQRQASHRQSRRRFRKINQRGERQTIIDTVDHYPVSKPPLPPGYHSECSKSQLPADFSKLHPSDSCHSHMTTSQSRSSIASDSGSSSLSDIYQATESECGDMDLSGLPETAVDSDEDDDDEDVGRGTDPLMSRDIVRDCLEKDPMDRTDDDIEQLLEFVQQLPAFASLSVSVRRELCAVMVFAVVERAGTIVLNHGEELDSWSVILNGAVEVIYSDGGSESVCMGGSFGVSPSMEKQLMTGVMRTKVDDCQFVCIAQQDYCCILNQVEQNTQRVEEEGEIVMVKEHRELDRTGTRKGHIVVKGTAERLMQHLVEDHSVVDPTYIEDFLLTYRTFLPSPLILGQRLLDWFNDPSLRDKVTRVVLLWVNNHFSDFEGDPDMTSFLEEFQSNLEREKMTGQLRLLNIACAAKAKPRVITINRPAREMPLPFTLIGGAERGTRLFISSVEVGSKAEEAGLKRGDQILEVNGQTFENVQLSKATEILKNNTQLCMSVKTNLLVFKELVARVAEERKNGVPHLPKIGDGKKNSRYSVPELGAGSDVIGQEKVSKKVKAHTVGGRNKLMKILDKTRMSILPQKPYSDLGLGQTQDDSIVGLRQNKQTQPTMAVSGNLSSSNPDLAQGQQRIIDYSTQPPELQDQVLRVFKADQQSRYFLINRDTTARDAANQAMREFGLTVSPEAYSLCEVSVTQEGVIKQRRLPDQLSKLADRIQLSARYYLKSNMETETLCSDVEAQEMQRESVVPLLSLSSMEIANQLSARNYLLFSSIEPTDYISDLFKLHPQEPPTNLRNFEGLVNQETFWVAIEIVLETNLAKRVKIIKHFIKIALHCRDCKNFNSMFAIISGFNLAPVSRLRSTWERLPGKYEKLLAELQDVFDPSRNMAKYRNLLNKHNLQPPVIPLFPVIKKDLTFLHEGNNSKVDGLVNFEKLRMIAREIRHVVRMASITMDPALLFKTRKKKWRSLGSLSQVSSSSLSDIGTMGGKRKGRRSSFLSAKKLYEVEMMSRRVRQYLDTHSHESDEDKLHELSLHCEPANSSTLKNSGERRRVDVSPVGQRSTTPQQSNGNHSRKKSLSKDLPPFEGRDRQRKPPEDSQSNTSSLLSSPRTSPHTTPRKAPQLVVSEASDQLSLLSSSSSDLIMVDDHTHTQPHTLAHPLSTHRAEPDQISLGSYSLTQDQCDRASLDAADSGRGSWTSCSSGSHDNIQSIPQRVGYYDNRSWETLSEGMGRSHATTPTGYWGDELEGDTGTIKRRGGKDETPNTNKTTPSRREGRFREPPPTPPGYTALSLAESDTHSHAHGRRPPDYTAALQRSRFLKRSCDPPPLHPSSRLPAYNHCQSPRRTQPEETEQISAV, from the exons TCCTGATGACATTGGGACCTGCTGGTATATCCTCCTGTCTGGCTCAGTCTTTATAAAGGAGTCCATGTTTCTGCCCCGCAGCAG ttttggtaAGCGTTCTGCGGGTAGTTTGCGTCGTGGTTGTGAGTGTATCGTCCTTGAGGCTTCAGAAATGATTGTG GTGGACTATATGGATGACAACGATGAGTATTTCCAAAGACAAGCATCTCATCGGCAATCCAGGAGAAGATTCCGCAAGATAAACCAGCGCGGAGAGCGACAGACTATAATCGATACAGTCGATCATTATCCTGTCAGCAAGCCCCCTCTGCCACCAGGATATCACTCG GAATGCTCAAAATCCCAG CTTCCTGCCGACTTCTCAAAGCTTCACCCCTCTGACAGTTGCCACTCCCATATGACTACCAGCCAATCACGTTCCAGCATCGCCAGCGATTCAGGAAGTAGCAGCCTATCAGATATTTACCAG GCCACTGAAAGTGAATGTGGAGACATGGATCTGAGTGGGCTTCCTGAAACAGCGGTTGACTcggatgaggatgatgatgacgAGGACGTAGGAAGGGGAACGGACCCTCTTATGAGTCGAGATATCGTGAGAGACTGTCTAGAGAAAGATCCTATGGAccgtacagatgatgacattg AGCAGTTGCTGGAGTTTGTACAGCAGCTTCCGGCATTTGCCAGTCTGAGTGTTTCGGTGCGGAGGGAGCTCTGTGCCGTCATGGTGTTTGCGGTCGTGGAGAGGGCCGGAACTATCGTGCTTAACCACGGTGAAGAG cTGGACTCATGGTCAGTCATTCTGAATGGAGCAGTAGAGGTGATCTATTCAGACGGCGGCAGTGAGAGTGTGTGTATGGGTGGAAGTTTTGGTGTCTCCCCTTCTATGGAGAAACAGCTGATGACTGGAGTCATGAGGACCAAAGTGGACGATTGTCAG tttgtgTGTATTGCCCAGCAGGACtactgctgcattctgaatcaggTTGAGCAAAACACACAGCGTGTGGAAGAGGAAGGAGAAATCGTCATGGTAAAAGAACACAGAGAACTCGACCGGACAGGCACCCGCAAGGGACACATTGTTGTCAAG GGTACTGCTGAAAGGCTGATGCAGCACTTAGTGGAGGATCATTCAGTTGTCGACCCTACCTATATTGAGGACTTCCTGTTGACCTATCGTACCTTCTTGCCTAGTCCTCTGATTTTGGGACAGAGACTTCTGGATTGGTTCAATGACCCCAGTTTACGGGACAAG GTAACTCGAGTTGTGTTGTTATGGGTTAACAATCACTTTAGTGACTTTGAAGGAGATCCTGATATGACCAGTTTTTTGGAGGAGTTCCAGAGCAATCTGGAAAGGGAG AAAATGACAGGTCAGTTGCGGTTGCTCAACATAGCTTGTGCTGCTAAAGCCAAACCCAGAGTCATTACTATAAATAGGCCTGCTCGAGAGATGCCCCTGCCCTTCACACTTATTGGAGGAGCCGAACGAGGAACGCGTCTCTTTATCAGCAGCGTTGAAGTTGGTAGCAAAGCAGAGGAAGCAGGGCTTAAACGTGGAGACCAG ATATTGGAGGTGAATGGGCAGACGTTTGAGAATGTGCAGTTGTCCAAAGCAACTGAAATTCTCAAAAACAATACGCAGCTCTGTATGAGTGTCAAAACCAACCTCCTGG TCTTCAAGGAGCTGGTGGCCAGGGTAGCAGAGGAAAGAAAAAACGGTGTTCCTCATCTTCCAAAGATTGGTGATGGAAAGAAAAATAGCCGTTATTCTGTACCTGAACTTGGGGCTGGTTCTGATGTAATAGGTCAAGAAAAAGTCAGCAAGAAGGTCAAAGCACATACTGTTGGCGGCCGAAACAAACTCATGAAGATTCTAGACAAGACACGCATGAGCATCCTACCTCAGAAACCTTACAG TGACCTCGGGTTAGGGCAGACTCAGGATGACAGCATTGTGGGATTACGGCAGAACAAACAGACTCAGCCCACTATGGCAGTCAGTGGAAATCTTTCATCCAGTAACCCTGACCTGGCCCAAGGCCAACAACGTATTATTGACTACAGTACACAACCACCAG AATTGCAAGACCAGGTGCTGCGTGTTTTCAAGGCAGACCAGCAAAGTCGTTACTTCCTGATCAATAGGGACACCACAGCAAGAGATGCAGCCAATCAGGCGATGAGAGAGTTTGGCTTGACTGTAAGTCCTGAAGCCTATTCGCTCTGCGAGGTGTCAGTCACACAGGAGGGAGTTATCAAACAGAGACGACTACCTGATCAACTGTCTAAACTGGCTGATAGGATACAGCTGAGTGCCAG GTACTACCTGAAGAGCAACATGGAGACAGAGACGCTGTGTTCGGATGTGGAAGCACAGGAGATGCAGCGAGAATCTGTGGTCCCTTTGTTGTCCTTGAGCTCCATGGAAATAGCCAATCAGCTGTCGGCACGAAACTATCTGCTCTTCTCCAGCATCGAACCAACAGATTACATCAGTGACCTCTTCAAGCTTCATCCACAAGAGCCTCCCACCAACTTGCGCAACTTTGAGGGTCTTGTAAACCAGGAGACCTTCTGGGTTGCCATAGAAATAGTACTAGAAACCAACCTGGCCAAAAGAGTGAAGATCATCAAGCACTTTATAAAGATTGCCCTTCACTGCCGTGACTGCAAGAACTTCAACTCCATGTTCGCTATAATCAG TGGGTTCAATCTAGCGCCTGTTTCTCGGTTGAGATCTACATGGGAACGGTTGCCTGGAAAATATGAGAAGCTTCTTGCAGAATTACAGGATGTTTTCGACCCTTCTCGCAATATGGCCAAATATCGCAACCTCCTCAACAAGCACAACCTGCAGCCGCCAGTCATCCCTCTATTTCCTGTCATTAAGAAAGACCTCACCTTCCTCCATGAGG GAAACAACTCCAAGGTGGACGGTCTGGTGAATTTTGAGAAGTTGAGGATGATTGCGCGAGAGATCAGACACGTGGTTCGAATGGCTTCCATCACCATGGACCCTGCATTGCTTTTTAAGACTAG GAAGAAAAAGTGGAGAAGTCTTGG GTCTCTAAGTCAGGTGAGCAGCTCTTCTCTCTCTGACATCGGAACAATGGGTGGGAAGAGGAAGGGGAGGCGGAGCTCTTTTCTCAGCGCTAAAAAACTCTATGAGGTGGAGATGATGAGCAGACGCGTGCGGCAGTACCTGGACACGCACTCGCACGAGAGTGATGAGGACAAGCTCCACGAACTCTCTTTGCACTGTGAGCCCGCCAACAGCTCCA CACTGAAGAACTCGGGTGAGAGGAGACGAGTGGATGTATCTCCTGTTGGTCAAAGAAGCACCACTCCACAGCAATCTAATGGAAATCATAGTCGCAAGAAATCACTTAGCAAAGACTTACCACCATTTG AAGGGCGGGACAGACAACGAAAGCCACCTGAGGACAGCCAGTCAAATACTTCATCTCTGCTCTCCTCTCCACGTACCTCACCTCACACCACACCAAGAAAAG cccCACAATTAGTGGTGAGTGAAGCATCAGATCAACTGAGCTTGTTAAGCTCCTCCTCCTCTGATCTCATCATGGTTGATGACCACACACATACTCAACCCCATACGCTTGCACACCCACTCAGCACACATAGAGCTGAACCTGACCAAATAAGCCTGGG ATCCTACTCCTTGACTCAGGATCAGTGTGACCGTGCGTCATTGGATGCAGCAGACAGTGGCCGTGGGAGCTGGACGTCCTGCTCCAGTGGTTCCCATGACAACATCCAAAGTATCCCACAGCGTGTGGGTTATTATGACAATCGCAGCTGGGAGACGCTGTCAGAAGGAATGGGACGTAGTCACGCGACCACACCTACTGGTTACTGGGGTGATGAATTAGAAGGAGACACAGGAACTATAAAACGTAGAGGTGGAAAAGATGAGACTCCAAACACAAACAAGACTACTCCGAGTCGGAGGGAGGGACGCTTTAGAGAGCCGCCGCCCACACCACCTGGTTATACTGCTCTGTCATTGGCTGAGTCAGACACCCACAGTCATGCGCATGGGCGTCGCCCACCAGACTACACAGCGGCTCTGCAGAGGTCTCGATTCCTTAAAAGGTCATGTGATCCTCCTCCACTTCACCCATCCAGTAGGTTGCCAGCATACAACCACTGCCAGTCACCACGACGAACACAACCGGAGG AAACCGAGCAAATATCTGCAGTTTAA